In Sphingomonas sp. R1, a single genomic region encodes these proteins:
- a CDS encoding HAD family hydrolase has translation MTDYILPHALPSALDGREGIQLLSLDCFDTLLWRDTHAPRDIFDALDGVTVLQRQWSEMRARSAAQVQHKRNEVTIAEIYREMFPNAPKARIAEAIANELDAEARHCFAFQPTVALIREAKRRGLGVIIVSDTYLDADQLRELIARAAGADVAALIDRIFCSSHYRRSKAEGLYEDVLKALKCKPETILHIGDNRVADVEGVAPFGVRAVHLKQFSHSTEQRLRLESSISAMLHARTPGTIAAQQPHRAALALGEPNVSDPAEALGFSVVGPVLHAFERWLQQEAAALQAERGGTVHWLFLMRDGLLPMRMHQAAAVAAKAHPVEISRFTAVGAALSTEAAVERYLHYEVGSPVEKLAKQLLNDAEAKVVLKGLPEKRGRTPAFLREIRKPHRMKQILRAGRALADRLTAHVRSIVDPQPGDTLMLIDLGYNGTVQNEVDALLRARFDVHVAGRYLMLREQFSAGLDKKGLIDDSAYDCHTLEAISTNVAVIEQICTAAQGSTIDYSADGAPIRTDNSIKGRQSDIRERIQEGALRFEREQAAARLRGTAVDELPLWRNAAAAVLGRLLFLPQAHELAVVSAFEHDVNQGIADTVPLFDPAVARHGLRQRGLIYLKGSERMYLPAELHGEGLPIRLSLLAQKRFGLPFKYADFVDSTISLPLIVADGVHASTGAVTATPTHDGYYLAPIPIEDCRFSVGVQFGQLFDWVQVESAVFMPVEDFLAEMQRTSKDRSDAAPSLEGMHQVAPHLFQCDNEYAFMMVPPPPRVDDRPMMLALVFRPIAYRQAAETAAAPLPSRAQAAHA, from the coding sequence GTGACCGACTACATCCTTCCGCATGCCTTGCCGTCCGCGCTCGACGGACGCGAAGGCATCCAACTGCTTTCGCTGGACTGTTTCGACACGCTGCTGTGGCGCGATACCCATGCCCCGCGCGACATCTTCGATGCGCTGGACGGCGTGACCGTGCTGCAGCGGCAATGGTCCGAAATGCGGGCGCGCTCGGCGGCGCAGGTGCAGCACAAGCGCAACGAGGTGACCATCGCGGAAATCTACCGCGAGATGTTCCCGAACGCGCCCAAGGCAAGGATCGCCGAGGCCATCGCCAACGAGCTCGATGCCGAAGCACGGCACTGCTTCGCCTTCCAGCCGACCGTGGCACTCATCCGCGAGGCGAAGCGCCGCGGCCTGGGCGTGATCATCGTCTCCGACACCTATCTCGATGCCGATCAGCTGCGCGAGCTCATCGCCCGCGCCGCGGGTGCCGACGTCGCCGCGCTGATCGATCGCATTTTCTGTTCGTCACACTATCGCCGGTCCAAGGCCGAGGGCCTGTACGAGGACGTGCTCAAGGCGCTCAAGTGCAAGCCCGAGACGATCCTGCATATCGGCGACAACCGAGTGGCCGACGTGGAAGGCGTTGCGCCGTTCGGCGTGCGCGCAGTCCATCTGAAGCAGTTCTCCCATTCGACGGAGCAACGCCTGCGCCTCGAATCCTCGATCAGCGCGATGCTGCATGCACGCACTCCCGGCACGATCGCCGCGCAACAGCCGCACCGCGCAGCGCTGGCACTGGGCGAGCCCAATGTGAGCGATCCTGCCGAAGCGCTGGGCTTCTCGGTGGTCGGCCCCGTGCTCCACGCCTTTGAGCGCTGGCTCCAGCAGGAGGCCGCGGCGCTGCAGGCGGAGCGCGGCGGCACGGTGCACTGGCTGTTCCTGATGCGCGACGGCTTGCTGCCGATGCGCATGCATCAGGCCGCAGCCGTGGCGGCCAAGGCGCATCCGGTCGAAATCAGCCGCTTTACTGCCGTGGGCGCCGCGCTCTCCACCGAGGCGGCGGTCGAGCGCTATCTTCATTATGAAGTCGGCAGCCCGGTGGAGAAGCTTGCCAAGCAGCTGTTGAACGACGCCGAGGCGAAGGTCGTGCTGAAGGGTCTGCCGGAAAAGCGCGGACGAACGCCGGCCTTCCTGCGCGAGATTCGCAAGCCGCACCGGATGAAGCAGATCCTCCGCGCGGGCCGTGCGCTTGCGGACCGGCTGACCGCGCATGTGCGCAGCATCGTCGATCCCCAGCCCGGCGACACGCTGATGCTGATCGACCTCGGCTATAACGGCACGGTGCAGAACGAGGTCGATGCGCTGCTGCGCGCACGGTTCGACGTGCACGTCGCGGGTCGCTACCTGATGCTGCGCGAGCAGTTCAGCGCCGGCCTCGACAAGAAGGGCCTGATCGACGACAGCGCCTATGACTGCCACACGCTGGAGGCGATCTCCACCAACGTGGCGGTGATCGAACAGATCTGCACCGCGGCACAGGGCTCGACGATCGACTATAGCGCCGATGGCGCGCCGATCCGCACCGACAACAGCATCAAGGGCCGCCAAAGCGACATCCGGGAACGGATCCAGGAGGGCGCGCTGCGCTTTGAGCGCGAGCAGGCAGCTGCCCGGCTGCGGGGCACCGCGGTCGACGAACTGCCGCTGTGGCGCAATGCCGCCGCCGCCGTGCTCGGCCGGCTGCTGTTCCTCCCCCAGGCGCACGAGCTTGCGGTGGTCAGCGCATTCGAACACGACGTCAACCAGGGCATCGCCGACACGGTGCCGCTTTTCGATCCGGCGGTGGCACGACACGGGCTGCGGCAGCGCGGGCTGATCTATCTCAAGGGATCGGAGCGCATGTATCTGCCGGCGGAGCTGCATGGCGAGGGCCTGCCGATCCGCCTGTCGCTGCTTGCCCAGAAGCGCTTCGGCCTGCCCTTCAAATATGCCGATTTCGTCGACAGCACGATCTCGCTGCCGCTGATCGTGGCGGACGGCGTTCATGCCTCGACCGGTGCGGTCACCGCCACGCCCACCCATGACGGCTATTATCTGGCGCCGATCCCGATCGAGGATTGCCGCTTCTCCGTCGGCGTCCAGTTCGGTCAGCTGTTCGACTGGGTGCAGGTGGAGAGCGCGGTGTTTATGCCGGTCGAGGACTTCCTTGCCGAGATGCAGCGCACCAGCAAGGATCGGTCGGATGCCGCGCCCTCGCTGGAGGGCATGCATCAGGTCGCGCCGCACCTGTTCCAGTGCGACAACGAATACGCCTTCATGATGGTACCGCCGCCGCCGCGCGTGGACGACCGCCCGATGATGCTCGCGCTGGTGTTCCGCCCGATCGCCTATCGCCAGGCGGCAGAGACCGCGGCCGCCCCCCTCCCCTCGCGCGCACAGGCTGCCCACGCATGA
- a CDS encoding class I SAM-dependent methyltransferase, with translation MTNLLIHSMTEFWDIILGTLHAAEARNLAEIGAEFGGTSQHLAAYARATGGTLTSIDPEPKQEFLDWVHRTPEVRHVALPSLEAMPALTEIDAWVIDGDHNYYTVLNELRIASRLSQRDGRPLLAFLHDVSWPTGRRDMYYAPDRIPAEHRHPHSADRGCTLDRSELLPPGHGFRGEGFFSFALHEGGPRNGVLTAVEDFLAEGRAAGQQLAYAHVPAVFGLGILFDAGAPWAEPVANLVFPWHDNTLLATLEQNRLRNYLAVIEWQDRERERLSA, from the coding sequence ATGACCAACCTTCTGATCCATTCGATGACCGAATTCTGGGACATCATTCTCGGCACCCTCCACGCAGCGGAGGCGCGAAACCTCGCCGAGATCGGCGCCGAGTTCGGCGGCACCAGCCAGCACCTCGCCGCCTATGCGCGGGCGACCGGCGGCACGCTGACCAGCATCGATCCCGAACCCAAGCAGGAATTTCTCGACTGGGTGCACCGGACCCCGGAGGTGCGGCACGTCGCACTCCCCAGCCTGGAGGCAATGCCCGCGCTGACCGAGATCGACGCCTGGGTGATCGATGGCGACCATAATTACTACACCGTGCTTAACGAGCTGCGGATCGCCAGCCGCCTGTCGCAGCGCGACGGCCGGCCGCTGCTCGCCTTCCTGCACGACGTCAGCTGGCCGACCGGTCGGCGAGACATGTATTATGCGCCCGATCGGATCCCGGCCGAGCATCGTCATCCGCACAGCGCCGATCGCGGCTGCACGCTCGATCGATCGGAGTTGCTGCCGCCGGGCCATGGCTTTCGCGGCGAGGGATTCTTCTCGTTTGCGCTGCACGAGGGCGGCCCCCGCAACGGCGTGCTGACCGCGGTGGAAGACTTCCTGGCGGAGGGCCGCGCCGCTGGCCAGCAGCTCGCCTACGCCCATGTGCCGGCGGTGTTCGGGCTCGGCATCCTGTTCGATGCAGGCGCGCCCTGGGCGGAGCCGGTCGCGAACCTGGTCTTCCCCTGGCACGACAATACGCTGCTCGCCACGCTCGAGCAGAACCGCCTGCGCAACTACCTCGCCGTCATCGAATGGCAGGATCGCGAGCGCGAGCGGCTTTCTGCCTAA
- the motA gene encoding flagellar motor stator protein MotA produces the protein MLNAVGFVIILGCVFGSFMISGGKFEIIAHALPHELMAIGGAAIGAFIVGNSMPTVKKAGAGIMRAFKGGRWKASDYTDLLTLMFTLLSLFKKSGATGIEPHLDKPEESDIFKPYPRLLKDHHLIEFLCDYLRMMTVNFEDPHQLEAAMEADIEKHHHEETHPQHALQLMADGLPAIGIVAAVLGVIKTMGSIDQPTEILGAMIGGALVGTFMGVLLSYCVVAPLATKLLETIEGDSKPFTIIKTAIVAYAQNQPVQVAIEIARRMTPSAYAPTFQQLETALDEAKNGLSPATA, from the coding sequence ATGCTGAACGCCGTTGGCTTCGTCATCATCCTCGGTTGCGTCTTCGGCAGCTTCATGATCTCGGGCGGCAAGTTCGAGATCATCGCGCACGCCCTGCCGCACGAGCTCATGGCGATCGGCGGCGCCGCGATCGGCGCCTTCATCGTCGGCAACTCGATGCCGACGGTGAAGAAGGCCGGCGCCGGCATCATGCGCGCCTTCAAGGGCGGTCGCTGGAAGGCCAGCGACTATACCGATCTGCTGACGCTGATGTTCACGCTCCTCTCGCTGTTCAAGAAGAGCGGCGCGACCGGCATCGAACCGCATCTCGACAAGCCGGAAGAGAGCGACATCTTCAAACCCTATCCGCGTCTGCTCAAGGACCATCACCTCATCGAGTTTCTCTGCGACTATTTGCGGATGATGACGGTGAACTTCGAGGACCCGCATCAGCTCGAGGCGGCGATGGAAGCCGATATCGAGAAGCATCACCACGAGGAAACCCATCCGCAGCATGCCCTGCAGCTGATGGCCGACGGCCTACCCGCCATCGGCATCGTCGCGGCGGTGCTCGGCGTCATCAAGACCATGGGCTCGATCGATCAGCCGACCGAGATCCTGGGTGCGATGATCGGCGGCGCGCTCGTCGGTACCTTCATGGGCGTGCTGCTCTCCTACTGCGTGGTCGCGCCGCTTGCCACCAAGCTGCTCGAGACCATCGAAGGCGACTCCAAGCCCTTCACCATCATCAAGACCGCGATCGTCGCCTACGCCCAGAACCAGCCGGTGCAGGTGGCGATCGAGATCGCCCGTCGCATGACGCCTTCCGCGTACGCGCCGACCTTTCAGCAACTCGAAACCGCTCTCGACGAGGCCAAGAATGGACTTTCCCCTGCAACCGCATGA
- a CDS encoding STAS domain-containing protein, translated as MDFPLQPHEGALALPAHGSTVTAADLQSRLLQAVDGDGPVEVDASQVESVGQAVLQLLVAAKAEAEKLGKAFTILNPSTAFTDRVNRCQLAAAVGIDTGDLL; from the coding sequence ATGGACTTTCCCCTGCAACCGCATGAGGGCGCGCTAGCGCTCCCCGCGCACGGCTCGACCGTGACGGCCGCGGATCTTCAGAGCCGCCTCCTCCAGGCGGTCGACGGCGACGGCCCGGTCGAGGTGGATGCCTCGCAGGTCGAAAGCGTCGGCCAGGCGGTCCTCCAGTTGCTCGTCGCAGCCAAGGCGGAAGCCGAAAAGCTCGGCAAGGCCTTCACCATCCTCAACCCCAGCACTGCCTTCACCGATCGTGTGAACCGTTGCCAGCTCGCAGCGGCGGTCGGCATTGATACCGGAGACCTTCTGTGA
- a CDS encoding response regulator, translating to MTKLILTVDDSASMRMLLKTSLTAQGFRIESANDGQHGLERMHEVKPDLLITDINMPKMDGFELIEAVRQVPEFKGVPILVLSTEFSDEKKARARSAGATGWITKPFEATKLGAAIRRVCP from the coding sequence GTGACCAAGCTGATCCTTACCGTCGATGACTCCGCGAGCATGCGCATGCTGCTCAAGACGTCGCTGACCGCGCAGGGCTTTCGCATCGAAAGCGCGAACGACGGACAGCATGGCCTGGAGCGCATGCACGAGGTCAAGCCCGACCTGCTCATCACCGACATCAACATGCCGAAGATGGACGGGTTCGAGCTGATCGAGGCCGTGCGCCAGGTGCCTGAGTTCAAGGGCGTGCCGATCCTGGTGCTCTCGACCGAGTTCTCGGACGAGAAGAAGGCGCGCGCCCGCTCCGCCGGCGCCACCGGCTGGATCACCAAGCCGTTCGAGGCCACGAAGCTGGGAGCGGCGATCCGCCGCGTCTGCCCGTGA
- a CDS encoding chemotaxis protein CheA, giving the protein MSDEFDDIQAIFFEECTEGLTTAEEGLSAMQAGDLSAETIAGVFRAIHSIKGGAGAFGHSDLTAFAHKFENVLDEVRAGKIVPTPGVIRVMLSSFDILSDHVEAAKGNASRPNDGAALSALEQVLANKGVPDGDAPAAAAPVPSPAPAPAPVPAPALMEEEDEFGFRPVGVSLDDLNGPGDDDSAGWQVRFKPSRAALANAGEPLLTVRELEGLGARVVSVDTSAIPPLREIDPEESYVTWLMHAPAELPESDLSDCFDFVAPDSIIEIKRAGEATPPAGAVEAALDGDEIPFVPVTATVDDFMDLGPAPAAPAPVAAPAPAPAPAPVAVEPEPAAAAATPPAGGGGTGGPGGGGGAGGAGGAGGPAKPVNEAAQTIRVDLVKLDLLLNLVGELVIRNSILADRLSPADRQRVELPELARLTRQIQDNVMSLRAQPIRQAFSRVPRMLRDLSVETGKQINLETIGETTEVDKGVIEKIGDPLTHMIRNAADHGLESAEERIAAGKEPAGTIKLSAEQKGARIFVRVADNGRGINRERVRAKAIEKGIISADAVLTNEEIDQLICAPGFSTAEKISNISGRGVGMDVVRSNVEALGGRVEIHSVPGEGTTFTMILPLTLAILDGMIVRLAGQRFVLPLTHVLETIQPEPGQVKRTAPDHEVIDMRGEYLPVKRATEIFGLNDDRAIEDSLVVIVESESSGKVGLVVDTIDDRREVVIKSLDQNLHPIRGLGGATILGDGSIALILDIEALVSSPTRFTPKGLAA; this is encoded by the coding sequence GTGAGCGACGAATTCGACGATATCCAGGCAATCTTCTTCGAAGAGTGCACTGAAGGCCTCACGACGGCCGAAGAAGGGCTGTCGGCGATGCAGGCGGGCGATCTGTCCGCCGAAACCATTGCCGGTGTGTTCCGCGCGATCCACTCGATCAAGGGTGGCGCCGGCGCCTTCGGCCATTCGGACCTGACCGCCTTCGCGCACAAGTTCGAGAACGTGCTCGACGAAGTGCGTGCCGGGAAAATCGTCCCCACGCCCGGCGTGATCCGGGTGATGCTGAGCTCGTTCGACATCCTTTCGGACCACGTCGAGGCGGCGAAGGGCAATGCCTCGCGCCCGAACGACGGCGCCGCGCTGAGCGCGCTGGAGCAGGTGCTCGCCAACAAGGGCGTGCCGGACGGCGATGCCCCTGCTGCAGCGGCCCCCGTACCGAGCCCCGCGCCTGCGCCGGCCCCCGTGCCCGCGCCGGCGTTGATGGAAGAGGAAGACGAATTCGGCTTCCGGCCGGTCGGCGTCTCGCTGGACGATCTGAATGGCCCTGGTGACGACGACAGCGCCGGCTGGCAGGTTCGCTTCAAGCCGTCGCGTGCGGCCCTGGCCAATGCCGGCGAGCCGCTGCTGACCGTGCGCGAGCTGGAAGGCCTCGGCGCCCGCGTCGTGTCCGTCGACACCAGCGCGATCCCGCCGCTGCGCGAGATCGATCCGGAAGAAAGCTACGTCACCTGGTTGATGCACGCGCCGGCCGAGCTGCCGGAAAGCGATCTCTCCGATTGCTTCGATTTCGTCGCGCCGGACTCGATCATCGAGATCAAGCGGGCCGGTGAAGCCACGCCGCCGGCAGGTGCCGTGGAAGCCGCGCTGGACGGGGACGAAATCCCGTTCGTGCCCGTCACGGCGACGGTGGACGACTTCATGGATCTGGGACCCGCCCCTGCGGCGCCCGCCCCGGTTGCCGCTCCCGCACCTGCGCCCGCTCCCGCGCCGGTCGCGGTAGAGCCCGAGCCGGCCGCGGCCGCGGCGACGCCGCCGGCGGGCGGCGGCGGCACGGGCGGGCCGGGTGGTGGTGGCGGCGCTGGCGGTGCCGGTGGCGCCGGTGGCCCGGCCAAGCCGGTCAACGAAGCCGCGCAGACCATCCGCGTCGACCTGGTCAAGCTCGACCTGCTGCTCAACCTGGTCGGTGAGCTGGTAATCCGGAACTCGATCCTGGCGGACCGGCTCTCTCCGGCCGACCGCCAGCGGGTCGAGTTGCCCGAACTGGCTCGCCTCACCCGGCAGATCCAAGACAACGTCATGTCGCTGCGCGCCCAGCCGATCCGGCAGGCCTTCAGCCGCGTGCCGCGCATGCTACGCGATCTGTCCGTCGAAACCGGCAAGCAGATCAACCTCGAGACGATCGGTGAAACGACCGAAGTCGACAAGGGCGTGATCGAGAAGATCGGCGATCCGCTGACGCACATGATCCGCAACGCCGCGGACCATGGCCTGGAAAGCGCCGAGGAGCGGATCGCCGCCGGCAAGGAACCGGCGGGCACGATCAAGCTTTCGGCCGAGCAGAAGGGTGCACGGATCTTCGTGCGGGTGGCGGACAATGGCCGCGGCATCAACCGCGAGCGAGTCCGCGCCAAGGCGATCGAAAAGGGCATCATCAGCGCCGATGCGGTGCTGACGAACGAGGAAATCGACCAGCTGATCTGCGCGCCGGGCTTCTCCACCGCGGAGAAGATCTCGAACATCTCGGGTCGCGGCGTCGGCATGGACGTGGTGCGCTCGAACGTGGAAGCCCTGGGCGGCCGCGTCGAGATCCACTCGGTGCCCGGCGAAGGCACGACCTTCACGATGATCCTGCCGCTCACGCTGGCCATTCTGGACGGCATGATCGTGCGGCTCGCCGGCCAGCGCTTCGTCCTGCCGCTGACGCACGTGCTGGAGACGATCCAGCCCGAGCCCGGCCAGGTGAAGCGCACCGCGCCCGATCACGAAGTGATCGACATGCGCGGCGAATATCTGCCGGTGAAGCGTGCGACCGAGATCTTCGGCCTGAACGACGACCGTGCCATCGAGGACTCGCTGGTGGTGATCGTCGAGAGCGAGAGCTCGGGCAAGGTCGGCCTGGTGGTCGATACCATCGACGACCGTCGCGAAGTGGTGATCAAGAGCCTCGATCAGAACCTCCATCCGATCCGCGGCCTGGGTGGCGCGACCATTCTGGGTGACGGCTCGATCGCGCTCATCCTCGACATCGAGGCGCTGGTTTCCTCGCCTACCCGTTTCACGCCCAAAGGACTGGCAGCATGA
- a CDS encoding chemotaxis protein CheW, translated as MSTTDTANDRKIVTFSLAKQIFGIDMSALIEIREWDEPTPLPNVPSFIKGVTNLRGNVIPVVGLAERLGWEPSQLHARSCILVVNIMGKQAGFLVDEVNDIVGINVNEIQPAPAVETALEESVIAGLVRIATRAKDGTRDENGSMVLLLDLNALSLTKHLDLAA; from the coding sequence ATGAGCACCACCGACACCGCCAATGATCGCAAGATCGTAACCTTCTCGCTGGCCAAGCAGATCTTCGGGATCGACATGAGCGCGCTCATCGAAATCCGCGAATGGGACGAGCCGACGCCGCTTCCCAACGTGCCCAGCTTCATCAAGGGCGTGACCAACCTGCGCGGCAACGTGATCCCGGTGGTCGGCCTGGCCGAACGCCTGGGCTGGGAGCCGAGCCAGCTGCATGCGCGCTCGTGCATCCTGGTCGTCAACATCATGGGCAAGCAGGCGGGCTTCCTGGTCGACGAGGTCAACGACATCGTGGGCATCAACGTGAACGAGATCCAGCCGGCACCGGCGGTGGAGACGGCGCTCGAGGAAAGCGTGATCGCCGGCCTCGTCCGCATCGCCACCCGCGCCAAGGACGGGACCCGCGACGAGAACGGCAGCATGGTGCTGCTGCTCGACCTGAACGCGCTGAGCCTGACCAAGCATCTGGATCTCGCCGCATGA
- a CDS encoding CheR family methyltransferase, whose translation MSPAGGATAASAGAANAMAPGQVADLTPRDFQAIAAIMYEDARISLSEAKTTLVQSRLARRLRKFGLARFSDYVDLVHSDAEERHAMVVALTTNHTHFFREPHHFDHFRETVIPVLQRKQGPIRIWSAGCSSGEEVYTIAMCLLGPSRSTASWLRNADVRLLATDIAPHVVESVQRGVYAENVAAGVPEPYRSTWMKPTQGGFIMAEEARQLVTAKVLNLFEPWPLKAAYDVIFCRNVMIYFGDPAKEELEHRFVEQLAPGSFLYIGHSERLIGPAASKMRSCGHTIYQKPESRA comes from the coding sequence ATGAGCCCCGCCGGGGGCGCCACCGCGGCGTCCGCCGGCGCCGCGAACGCGATGGCACCGGGTCAGGTCGCGGATCTTACGCCGCGCGACTTCCAGGCCATCGCCGCGATCATGTACGAGGATGCGCGCATCTCGCTGAGCGAGGCGAAGACGACGCTCGTCCAGTCCCGCCTCGCGCGGCGGCTGCGCAAGTTCGGCCTTGCCCGGTTCAGCGACTATGTCGACCTGGTGCACAGCGACGCCGAGGAACGCCATGCGATGGTGGTGGCATTGACCACGAACCACACGCATTTCTTTCGCGAGCCGCACCATTTCGATCATTTCCGCGAGACCGTGATCCCGGTGCTCCAGCGCAAGCAGGGGCCGATCCGCATCTGGTCGGCGGGATGCTCGTCGGGCGAGGAAGTCTACACGATCGCGATGTGCCTGCTGGGGCCGAGCCGCAGCACCGCATCGTGGCTGCGCAATGCCGATGTACGGTTGCTGGCGACCGACATCGCGCCGCATGTCGTGGAGTCGGTGCAGCGCGGCGTCTACGCCGAAAACGTCGCGGCGGGAGTGCCGGAGCCGTATCGCTCGACCTGGATGAAGCCCACCCAGGGCGGGTTCATCATGGCCGAGGAAGCGCGCCAGCTCGTCACGGCCAAGGTTTTGAACCTGTTCGAACCCTGGCCGCTGAAAGCCGCCTATGATGTCATCTTCTGCCGTAACGTAATGATCTATTTCGGGGATCCCGCCAAGGAAGAGCTCGAGCATCGCTTCGTCGAGCAGCTCGCGCCCGGGTCCTTCCTGTATATCGGTCACTCCGAACGGCTGATCGGCCCGGCCGCGAGCAAGATGCGCTCGTGCGGGCACACTATTTACCAGAAGCCGGAGTCCAGGGCATGA
- a CDS encoding protein-glutamate methylesterase/protein-glutamine glutaminase yields the protein MKPVRTLIVDDSASMRATLKRMLSADPEIEVVGMAPEPFAARDMIKALNPDVLTLDVEMPGMDGLSFLERIMRLRPMPVVMCSTLTARGAEVTIEALRLGAVDYVTKPSGTPEDIERDATLLCEKVKSAARSVARAGPQRLPAQPSVGTGGGAAAQLIAIGSSTGGVEALFSLLPSLPEDSPPILIVQHMPASFTRSFAQRLNAECRVNVVEATDGAQVTPGTVYIAPGGERHMELSGGANGRIKLLAGDPVTGHRPSVDVLFRSVAKLGAGAVGVILTGMGSDGAHGLLAMRQAGARTLGQTKETCVVWGMPRAAKEAGAVEKEVGLSAMPEAILKACRETVKVGSA from the coding sequence ATGAAACCAGTTCGAACGCTTATCGTCGACGACAGCGCATCGATGCGCGCGACGCTGAAGCGCATGCTCTCCGCCGACCCAGAGATTGAAGTGGTCGGCATGGCGCCCGAGCCGTTTGCGGCGCGGGACATGATCAAGGCACTCAACCCCGACGTGCTGACGCTCGACGTCGAAATGCCGGGGATGGACGGCCTGTCGTTCCTCGAGCGCATCATGCGACTCCGGCCGATGCCGGTGGTGATGTGCTCCACGCTCACCGCGCGCGGAGCCGAGGTGACGATCGAGGCACTGCGCCTCGGCGCGGTCGACTATGTCACCAAGCCGAGCGGCACACCCGAGGACATCGAGCGCGACGCGACCCTGCTGTGCGAGAAGGTGAAAAGCGCCGCGCGCTCTGTCGCCCGCGCCGGACCCCAGCGTCTACCCGCCCAGCCCAGCGTTGGCACCGGAGGCGGCGCGGCGGCGCAGCTGATCGCGATCGGCTCGTCGACCGGCGGGGTCGAGGCGCTGTTCTCGCTGCTGCCCTCGCTGCCGGAAGATTCGCCGCCGATCCTGATCGTCCAGCACATGCCGGCCAGCTTCACGCGCAGCTTCGCGCAGCGCCTGAACGCCGAATGCCGCGTGAACGTCGTGGAAGCTACGGATGGTGCCCAGGTGACCCCTGGAACCGTCTATATTGCTCCTGGAGGCGAACGACACATGGAGCTTTCAGGTGGCGCCAATGGCAGGATCAAGCTGCTCGCCGGCGACCCCGTCACCGGCCACCGTCCGTCGGTGGACGTCCTGTTCCGGTCGGTCGCCAAGCTGGGTGCCGGTGCCGTGGGGGTGATCCTGACCGGCATGGGCAGCGACGGCGCACATGGCCTGCTCGCAATGCGCCAGGCCGGTGCCCGCACGCTGGGCCAGACCAAGGAGACCTGCGTGGTGTGGGGCATGCCCCGCGCCGCCAAGGAAGCGGGTGCGGTGGAGAAGGAAGTCGGCCTTTCGGCCATGCCGGAGGCCATCCTGAAGGCTTGTCGAGAAACGGTTAAGGTTGGGAGCGCATAA
- a CDS encoding response regulator, protein MPAASQIKVMVVDDQTSMRAMIRRALQDLGFKDVRDKATAPEALSAIKSDRVHLVISDYNMPEMDGLQFLEAVRADPVIGKTVFIMLTGSSDREVVQKAAALGVNNYVVKPFAPAALKEKIERVFGELT, encoded by the coding sequence ATGCCCGCTGCATCACAGATCAAGGTGATGGTCGTCGATGATCAGACCAGTATGCGGGCGATGATCCGTCGTGCGCTGCAGGACCTGGGATTCAAGGACGTTCGCGACAAGGCGACGGCGCCCGAAGCGCTGTCCGCGATCAAGAGCGACCGCGTCCACCTCGTCATCTCCGATTACAACATGCCCGAGATGGACGGGCTGCAGTTCCTGGAGGCGGTTCGCGCCGACCCGGTGATCGGCAAGACCGTGTTCATCATGCTCACCGGCTCGTCCGACCGCGAGGTCGTGCAGAAGGCGGCGGCGCTCGGCGTGAACAACTATGTCGTCAAGCCTTTCGCGCCGGCGGCGCTGAAGGAAAAGATCGAACGCGTCTTCGGTGAGCTGACCTGA
- a CDS encoding chemotaxis protein CheD, whose translation MRRVSIVQGENAVIAEPHVLISTLLGSCVAACLYDPVAKVGGMNHFLLGEPGADHKVSSSDMARYGVHAMELLINSMMAKGASRSRLQAHLYGGANIISGLGGIGSSNAAFARRFMETEGISIAHCDLGGTLARKVEFLPHEGKSRCTKVAERVQERPVAPLPVAAPGGELELF comes from the coding sequence ATGCGCAGAGTTTCCATCGTCCAGGGCGAGAACGCGGTCATCGCGGAGCCCCATGTCCTGATTTCGACCCTGCTCGGAAGCTGCGTCGCCGCATGCCTCTACGACCCGGTCGCCAAGGTGGGAGGAATGAACCACTTCCTGCTCGGGGAACCGGGCGCGGACCACAAGGTGTCGAGCTCGGACATGGCACGCTACGGCGTGCATGCGATGGAACTGCTGATCAACAGCATGATGGCCAAGGGCGCCTCGCGCTCGCGGCTGCAGGCCCATCTTTATGGTGGCGCCAACATCATCTCGGGCCTTGGGGGCATCGGCTCGTCCAACGCAGCCTTTGCCCGCAGGTTCATGGAAACTGAAGGGATCTCGATCGCGCATTGCGATCTCGGCGGCACCCTCGCCCGCAAGGTCGAGTTCCTGCCGCACGAGGGCAAGAGCCGCTGCACCAAGGTGGCAGAGCGCGTCCAGGAACGTCCGGTCGCCCCCCTGCCCGTTGCCGCACCCGGCGGAGAATTGGAGCTTTTCTGA